The DNA region CAGTTGTTTTCACTGTTGCGGATTAAAAGTTTCATATAAACAgttcacacatatacatatatatatatatacacacacacacacatactctgTCCATTAGATGACGATCGTAAGTGGAAACATaaaggagaaacaaaaaagagaagaaaaaaaaaagacctcAGACGAAGTAAACACGAAAGAAACGTGATTCGCTTACGTAGTTCACGTCTCCGTtaattatagttttatatagatttatatataaatcatataagataattgatataattaatacgttaattattcttattcttgtatCATAAGATCGTTTAATTATCGTCTAATTTTCTTACAGAAAATATCAATCATTGTTTAAAGATTTAGAAAACAATACAAATTATTGCAATTGTTTGGTAagtttatattgataataagtattgatcgataaaaaaggatattattaaattattaaatttattttttttctttcttttttttttatctaataaacgtatattgtatttatgtaatatttacttGAAAAATGGTCATATTGTTTCTTAatcaatttagaaaataaaggatGAAATGGacgatgaaataaatgatatacaagttaataaaaaagaaatagaagaagaaaaggaaaaggaagagaaaaatgtcGATTCAAAGGcaaaaggagaggaagaagatgaggaaaatttagaaatttcggaaatctttaaaatagatgaaacgaaggaagaaatgaaagatgaaacgaaggaagaaatgaaagatataaCGAGAAAAGAGATTAATGACGAAAAAGATAAGAGTATAAATAATGTGAAACAAAGGAAACATTTAAATGACGAAAATTATGAAAACGAGATGAAAatgttagaaagagaaattgaatctaacgaagaagaagaagaagaagaagaattagaagaagaagaattagaagaaaaagaagaagaagaagaagaagaattaaaggaaaaggaggaaattTTAAGTGGAAAAAATAATCTGacgaaattgttaaaaaatgtaaacCAATACGtggtataattattaattattttaaactttACTATTGAttgatatgatttatatttaagaagaatgaaaaaaaaaaaataggtagcactctttttttttttttctttctaaataaatataatcatatttatttacagaataagaatgatatattaaatggGACGAAtgataaggaaaaatataaggaAACTTCTTATTTAAATTGTCCTCAGTGCAATAGAATATTACCATGTCGTGGCAAGGGTTATACGATTTGTCTCAAAACTTGTCAACATATTCTTTGcaggtaaatataattaaagaaagatagaacaaaaaaaaaacaattccctaaataaaaattatcatatacaatgtgtaattttaatatttatgattccTCTGAAGGTATTGTATCTCCATATTATTGCAAAAATTCATACACAATGAGATAGTTGAACTAAGATGTCCATACATCGAAGTAACAAAATGCAATGCATTAATCGATGAagctaaagataatatcgaaaaggTAAATGCaactattaataaatagttatatgttaaaaaaaaaaagaaaaaaaaaaaaaatccatcatgaaaaagaatgaagtttataatcatatttaatattcaattgtaatattttcagTTGGTCAATCCgaatctttataaaaaatatttaatgtcaTTGGCCAAAGAGTTAAAAGACAATGTCAAAAGTACAGTGGTTTATTGCATAACACTTAATTGTAAAGGCTGGTGCGTTATAGAAGGTGACAGTGTCGACAATTTTTTATGTCCCATATgcaagagaaataattatataaatttgaaagtaagtataaatatatattatttatagattatataattcGAAGGGATGGACAAAAAgttcttaaataattttacaaattatattgcagttttacaatttgaagagagagaaaaaaaagaaaaagaaaaaaaaaaaacaaacaaaaagacaaaaattagCCTAAAGAgttttgaaaacaaaaagaaaaaactaattgatttttaaaattgtctTAGAACATTTTGGCCTATCATGTAtgattataatctatattagatattttaataatgatttcttttttttttacaggccaataaaaatgaaatatcagaAGATACGTATGAAAACGAGTACATTCAAAATGAAAGATACAAcgaattaatgttattaatggcAAATGATTTTGTACCAAACTTTGAACCATTCGAATGTCCAATATGTTTAGTTCCTTATAAATCTCAGGAAGGATTAGTTTTGAAGAATTGTTTACACACATTTTGCAAGTACATCATTGCGGtgaaatcatttgaaaattattattccttttcctcttacaaattcttcttcctttttcgttcttttctttcttcttattttttcttactctttctttcctttttttttcttcttcttcttttgttttctttttttttttgttgatcgcaaggataatattatttatttactttttgtttgtttgttttttctttttttttttttttttccagaacATGCCTCGCAAATACAGTTTTATTTTCTGACGATGCAGACGTGAAGTGTCCGTACAAAGACGAAAATTATTCTTGCGAAGGAACGATACAACAAAGCGAGATTAAAGCGGTAAATTTATCGTTAAACTAATATATGTtgcgagaaatttttttttttcttaaattgatTAATGTGATACCGATGTAAACTTAAAAATTTAAGATAGTAAAATCGGAagattttaacaaatatttaagaagATCGATAGTACAAGCCGAAAGTGCAGCAGGAAATTCCGCTTATCATTGTAAAACACCAGACTGTCCTGGTTGGTGTATTTATGAACCATATGTTGAAAGTTTTATATGTCCTGTATGTGAAAAAAACAATTGTCTTCTATGTAAggtaattattacaaatgattTACATCGAGTATAtcctgtaataataataattgttgttgttcgtttaattttttttatataatgttcctttttatttcattccattcttttcttttcttttttatagaagATACATAAAGTAAATTGTACGGAAGACATGTTACCCGCGGAATCATCAGATTCAAAATCTGATCTTTTAATTCAGCtgatgttaaataataaaaatgcacTTCCTTGTCCCACAtgtaacacaataataatgaaaatagatgGTTGCGATGCAGTTGTATGCACTATATGTAAAACCGAAATATGTTGGTTAACACGAGGACCACGTTGGGGACccaaagtaataatattatcaaagatatatatatatatataattaaataattatatattatacaggaTGGTCGAAAAGTTTGATAGATAAATTtaggaaaattaattacttttcttttgtcgAAACATTCCGTAAGTCAACTCGTAGTTTTACagattttaaaaggaaaagaaatttaatctccaaaaatttcgaaaaagagtgatgaatttttttttttttttaaataatcttcAGAAACTTTTTATCCAtcctatatattaatattttatatatatatatatatatatatatatatcatttataaaatttcacataacataatttattaattccaGGGCCGAGGTGATATTTCTGGTGGTTGCAGGTGCAAAGTGAACGGTAAATGTCATCCAAACTGTCGCAATTGTCATTGACTTGatccattaaaaaatatacattttatatataataaaacatattcGTATAATTAGCTAAGtaaagatcattttttttgtccgtataaataataaaagtgtgaaaatataataatgtttgtcttttctttttttttttttttttcatcaatccTGATTTTCTAATGATTTATGCCAACAATAAGACtcgatctatttatttttttatttttgacaaACAATGGtctctattatttaattatttaattaaatgtttgaTTATGCGTAAGAAAGGTATAACTCAGATAAGCTCAATGCATCAATGCAATAATAAGTGCATATTGGGGACGGTATTCTCGTATTGCTTTTTAAGTTCATATTTGTCGCTGAAATCATGAGGAAACTATTGataaactattattttttttttattacttgcatataaaaatttgtcaaaCGTTAactctaattaattaattaattaattattttctcacgTTTATATCCGATCACGGTAAATTTCCAAGAGAATGAAATCAAACAAATGTATTATCAATCGATAAATTACCGACCGTAATAAAATCTTCAAAAGTTCATCCTTTAAtgcttaattaatttttaaaatacaaataaaaaaataaaaaaaaaaaaaaaacaaaaaaaaaattgagagaaaccacaatgaaacatttttttttcctttctttttttaattcgttttgTACTGActacattctttttattcttaatattattacaagacGCTCTTTCAATCAACGTTATCCTTATTTAAagctttatttataaatctaagatgtacaataaattatagattttgTATGATTACTCTGATCATAAATGCATCAATTAGTTAATTCTCATTTAAAGGCACATCCCTTGTACCGATTTGTTGCAATCGACTAATCAACGCGGATTGATGATGAGTAATTTGTTGATTTAAGTTATTACCACCTGCACTTTGCAATACTTGGACTAATGATACTTGCGCAGTAGTAAGATCCATTTCaccataatatttaaaatcattaacGCTCAGAAGCTTTCCTTCTAATATCCCAGCTATAATAGATCAAaacttaattatattaaaatgatcattatttataatttaatacttaCCAATTAAAGTAACTTGAGAGAACTTTTTAAGTATCTTCAAAAGATCAATTACATTGTTTTCTGGactgaatattataaaaaagggTGATTGGTATAATAAACTTATAGCTTTATACGTTGTATCTTTTAAAGCCAAATCTAATATAATAGATCCATATGTCTTCAAatacatattctttcttttcaatggaACAGCTAATTCGAATACTTCTTCTTCAGttatagaatttttatgaAGAAAAGCTATCATCTTTGAATTATCAAACCAATTTAAAACTTCTCGTGCCAAAACTTGATGATAAGGATTATATTTATCCtttgtaatctttttatttttggtacataaatctaataacgttttatctttctttggaTTTTCATAAAACGGTGAAAGAAATTCTTGAAAAAGTGCTTTAGTATAATGCGGTGGTTTAGGCTTTTGTATGTTTATTTTGCCTCTGAAACGCTTTTGCTGTAGAAAAAGTTGATTTGGTATTGATATCTGAAACactaaaaacaaaatatatcaaaatattaaattgcttttaatgatattattatataaattttaatatatatatatatatatatatatatatatatatatatatatatgtgtgtatataaatattatattacccACCCGTGCTATTATAAGGATCCCATTGTACCTAATCTTTTAGATATAGCAATACATTTAAGTATTTGCTAGATTTATTAAGATTTTGTAAACTTATGAGAGTGCATTGGtaacaacaaaataat from Vespa crabro chromosome 12, iyVesCrab1.2, whole genome shotgun sequence includes:
- the LOC124428337 gene encoding ranBP-type and C3HC4-type zinc finger-containing protein 1-like; translation: MKDETKEEMKDITRKEINDEKDKSINNVKQRKHLNDENYENEMKMLEREIESNEEEEEEEELEEEELEEKEEEEEEELKEKEEILSGKNNLTKLLKNVNQYVNKNDILNGTNDKEKYKETSYLNCPQCNRILPCRGKGYTICLKTCQHILCRYCISILLQKFIHNEIVELRCPYIEVTKCNALIDEAKDNIEKLVNPNLYKKYLMSLAKELKDNVKSTVVYCITLNCKGWCVIEGDSVDNFLCPICKRNNYINLKANKNEISEDTYENEYIQNERYNELMLLMANDFVPNFEPFECPICLVPYKSQEGLVLKNCLHTFCKTCLANTVLFSDDADVKCPYKDENYSCEGTIQQSEIKAIVKSEDFNKYLRRSIVQAESAAGNSAYHCKTPDCPGWCIYEPYVESFICPVCEKNNCLLCKKIHKVNCTEDMLPAESSDSKSDLLIQLMLNNKNALPCPTCNTIIMKIDGCDAVVCTICKTEICWLTRGPRWGPKGRGDISGGCRCKVNGKCHPNCRNCH
- the LOC124428380 gene encoding 39S ribosomal protein L10, mitochondrial gives rise to the protein MIAFLHKNSITEEEVFELAVPLKRKNMYLKTYGSIILDLALKDTTYKAISLLYQSPFFIIFSPENNVIDLLKILKKFSQVTLIAGILEGKLLSVNDFKYYGEMDLTTAQVSLVQVLQSAGGNNLNQQITHHQSALISRLQQIGTRDVPLNEN